One genomic region from Rosa rugosa chromosome 1, drRosRugo1.1, whole genome shotgun sequence encodes:
- the LOC133727077 gene encoding zinc finger CCCH domain-containing protein 64-like codes for MAPPKILLCGDVSGNLKQLFKRVVSVNKSAGPFDALFCVGQFFPDSADQLDEFTGYIEGRAEIPLPTYFIGDYGVGATKFLLAATKDSGNQGFKMDGLKVCSNLYWMKGSGKFTFHGLSVVYLSGLQSSDSQQFGTYSQDDVDALRAIAEDPGIVDLFLTNKWPSGITNKAGTSDVPPGASEPFGTDSTVAELAAEIKPRYHVAGTKGMFYAREPYSNVDAVHVTRFIGLAPVGNKDKQKFLHALSPTPASTMSALEIKTKSPNTTLSPYMYIEGTANAKEGAKRSSDSVSDSDSQYWRYDVSQKRQKHGAGDGNRLCFKFVSSGSCPRGETCNFQHDMDAREQSLRGVCFDFMNKGKCERGTDCKFKHSIQDEGESNSHKRRTGNATRSTECWFCLSSSKIESHLFISLGEHYYCALAKGPLVEDHVLLIPIGHSPNTLSLPSECEMELGKFQDSLKKFYKKQDKEVVFFEWASKRSTHANLQVVPIPSAKAASVQNLFHLAADRFQFKFTTTKFSNSSDGRKSLRTQFDRNFSFFYAELPDGTVLSHLIEESENFLPQFGREVMAGLLNKANRADWRRCTDSKEEETKMVEKFKSRFEEFDPNN; via the exons ATGGCTCCTCCCAAAATCTTACTCTGCGGCGACGTCTCCGGCAACCTCAAGCAGCTCTTCAAACGAGTCGtctcg GTCAACAAATCGGCCGGTCCCTTCGACGCGTTGTTCTGCGTCGGCCAGTTCTTTCCCGACTCGGCGGACCAGCTCGACGAGTTCACCGGTTACATCGAAGGCCGGGCCGAGATTCCTCTCCCGACCTACTTCATCGGCGACTATGGCGTCGGCGCCACTAAGTTTCTATTGGCTGCAACCAAGGACTCGGGGAACCAAGGCTTCAAAATGGACGGCTTGAAGGTTTGCAGCAATCTCTACTGGATGAAAGGCAGTGGCAAATTCACCTTCcacg GGTTATCGGTGGTGTATTTGTCTGGTCTGCAATCTTCTGATAGTCAACAGTTTGGGACTTACAGTcaggatgatgttgatgcattGCGAGCAATTGCTGAAGATCCTGGGATCGTTGACTTGTTCCTAAC TAACAAATGGCCAAGTGGGATTACAAATAAAGCAGGTACATCTGATGTTCCTCCTGGAGCCTCTGAGCCTTTTGGCACTGACTCTACTGTGGCAGAGTTAGCAGCCGAGATCAAACCACG CTATCATGTTGCAGGCACAAAAGGCATGTTCTATGCACGTGAGCCTTACTCCAATGTCGATGCTGTGCATGTCACCCGCTTCATAGGTCTTGCTCCAGTTGGAAACAAAGACAAGCAG AAATTTCTTCATGCGCTTTCTCCTACTCCAGCATCTACTATGTCTGCTCTTGAAATTAAGACAAAATCGCCAAACACTACCTTGTCTCCATACATGTATATCGAGGGAACAGCTAATGCGAAAGAAGGTGCAAAGAGGTCTAGTGATAGTGTTTCTGATTCTGATTCACAGTACTGGAGATATGATGTCTCCCAAAAAAGGCAGAAACATGGAGCTGGAGATGGTAATAGGCTGTGCTTTAAGTTTGTATCCTCCGGTTCTTGTCCACGAGGGGAAACTTGCAACTTTCAACATGACATGGATGCAAGAGAACAATCTTTGAGAGGTGTTTGCTTCGATTTTATGAACAAAGGAAAGTGTGAAAGGGGTACTGATTGCAAATTTAAGCACAGCATACAGGATGAAGGTGAAAGCAATTCTCACAAAAGACGCACTGGAAATGCTACCAG GTCGACAGAGTGCTGGTTTTGTTTGTCAAGCTCCAAAATAGAGTCTCATCTATTTATCAGCTTAGGGGAGCATTACTACTGTGCACTTGCTAAAGGCCCACTTGTTGAAGACCACGTATTGCTAATCCCTATTGGGCATTCACCCAATACCCTTTCTCTACCCTCCGAATGTGAGATGGAGCTTGGTAAATTCCAGGATAGTCTTAAAAAGTTTTATAAGAAACAAGACAAGGAAGTAGTTTTCTTTGAGTGGGCTTCAAAACGTTCAACTCATGCCAATCTTCAG GTCGTTCCTATTCCGTCAGCCAAAGCAGCTAGTGTTCAAAATTTATTTCATTTAGCTGCTGACAGGTTCCAATTCAAATTTACGACCACAAAAT TCAGTAACAGTTCTGATGGGAGAAAATCGTTGAGGACCCAGTTCGATAGAAATTTTAGCTTCTTCTATGCTGAGCTCCCTGATGGTACAGTCCTATCACATTTAATTGAGGAGAGCGAGAATTTCCTACCCCAATTTGGACGTGAG GTTATGGCAGGTTTATTGAACAAGGCTAACAGGGCTGATTGGAGGAGGTGTACAGATAGCAAAGAAGAGGAAACGAagatggtagaaaaattcaagagTAGATTCGAAGAATTTGATCCAAATAACTAA